In one Streptomyces sp. NBC_01288 genomic region, the following are encoded:
- a CDS encoding VgrG-related protein has protein sequence MVKSAFSNVVEVKIGGAKIPSEYARYLVDSYVDQGVGVPAAFRLTFRDPYRLILGKLGVTFGTKVVIAPVADGQGASDPLLTGEVTGLEADYDGTGTFTVVRGYDFGHRLLRQRRVAAYRNQSASDIARKLAAQDGVPIGRITSTRTVYEFISQSNVTDWDFLARLADENEMVMSVDADGKFQFVEPKPSSGAPSPETDGDKSPFVLQAGHDILRLRAAVTAADQVGTVEARGWDVTTKKKLTATSPGASNPAVGIGTTPGAAAGKFKTAKLVETGTPYDKQTEVKFAAAALADDVTSSFAELEVVARGNPKLRPGVPVALADVGSPFEGKYTATSVRHVFGDGKHYETWVTVSGRQWRSLYGLASGGSETAPRLPGVANALVTDVNDPLKQGRVRLQFPWLDDTYVSDWTRTVQWGGLGGGGIFPMDVNDEVLVAFDRGALDHPFVIGGLYNGKDKPTVVGDVPLHDAVRKKASRHTVSDRDGNRMDLLSQKTGGRKQGVRLASGDKQLTITLDRTNTEIVVDSKGEVTIKGSRSVSVEAGTDLTLSARRSLTIKSGGPLNIEGRGLVNVKSTAGAITLDAMGALNMKALGNAMLTGGASVQINSIANVGIRAVTVPIMGVVTLNGLVPMVIPA, from the coding sequence ATGGTGAAGTCCGCGTTCTCGAACGTCGTCGAGGTGAAGATCGGCGGCGCCAAGATCCCCTCCGAGTACGCCCGTTACCTGGTCGACAGCTATGTCGACCAGGGTGTCGGCGTTCCGGCCGCGTTCCGGCTCACCTTCCGGGACCCGTACCGGCTGATCCTCGGCAAGCTCGGGGTCACCTTCGGCACGAAGGTCGTCATCGCGCCGGTGGCCGACGGGCAGGGCGCCTCCGATCCGCTGCTCACCGGTGAAGTCACGGGACTTGAGGCCGACTACGACGGCACCGGCACCTTCACCGTCGTGCGCGGCTACGACTTCGGGCACCGGCTGCTGCGGCAACGCAGGGTCGCCGCCTACCGCAACCAGAGCGCGTCCGACATCGCCCGCAAACTCGCCGCCCAGGACGGGGTGCCGATCGGGAGGATCACGTCCACGCGGACCGTGTACGAGTTCATCTCCCAGTCCAATGTGACCGATTGGGACTTTCTCGCCCGGCTCGCGGACGAGAACGAGATGGTCATGTCGGTCGACGCGGACGGCAAGTTCCAGTTCGTGGAGCCGAAGCCGTCGTCCGGTGCGCCGTCACCCGAGACCGACGGCGACAAAAGCCCGTTCGTGCTCCAGGCCGGGCACGACATCCTGCGGCTGCGGGCCGCCGTGACCGCCGCCGACCAGGTCGGCACGGTCGAGGCGCGCGGCTGGGACGTCACCACGAAGAAGAAACTCACCGCGACCTCGCCCGGAGCCTCGAACCCGGCCGTCGGAATCGGCACCACCCCGGGTGCGGCGGCGGGCAAGTTCAAGACGGCCAAGCTGGTCGAGACGGGCACGCCGTACGACAAGCAGACCGAGGTGAAGTTCGCGGCCGCCGCCCTCGCCGACGACGTGACGTCCTCCTTCGCCGAGCTGGAGGTCGTCGCCCGCGGAAATCCCAAGCTGCGCCCGGGAGTTCCGGTCGCGCTCGCGGACGTGGGCTCGCCCTTCGAGGGCAAGTACACGGCCACCTCCGTACGGCACGTCTTCGGCGACGGCAAGCACTACGAGACCTGGGTGACGGTCAGCGGACGGCAGTGGCGTTCGCTGTACGGCCTCGCCTCGGGCGGTTCGGAGACCGCGCCCCGGCTGCCCGGTGTCGCCAACGCCCTTGTCACGGACGTGAATGACCCGCTCAAGCAGGGGCGGGTGCGGTTGCAGTTCCCGTGGCTGGACGACACGTACGTCAGCGACTGGACGCGGACCGTGCAGTGGGGTGGGCTCGGCGGTGGCGGGATCTTCCCCATGGACGTCAACGACGAAGTGCTGGTCGCCTTTGACCGGGGGGCACTTGACCATCCGTTCGTGATCGGCGGGCTCTACAACGGCAAGGACAAGCCGACCGTCGTCGGTGACGTTCCGCTGCACGACGCCGTACGGAAGAAGGCGAGCCGGCACACCGTCTCCGACCGGGACGGCAACCGGATGGACCTGCTCAGCCAGAAGACCGGCGGCCGCAAGCAAGGTGTCCGACTGGCCTCCGGGGACAAGCAGTTGACCATCACCCTGGACCGCACGAACACCGAGATCGTCGTGGACAGCAAGGGCGAGGTCACCATCAAGGGCAGCCGCTCGGTGTCGGTCGAGGCGGGCACCGACCTCACCCTCAGCGCCCGGCGCAGTCTCACGATCAAGAGCGGCGGGCCGCTGAACATCGAGGGGCGCGGGCTGGTCAACGTCAAGTCGACCGCCGGGGCTATCACGTTGGACGCGATGGGCGCCCTCAACATGAAGGCGCTCGGCAACGCGATGCTCACCGGCGGCGCGAGCGTGCAGATCAACTCCATCGCCAACGTGGGCATTCGGGCCGTCACCGTGCCGATCATGGGCGTGGTGACCCTCAACGGCCTTGTCCCGATGGTGATTCCGGCATGA
- a CDS encoding DUF6760 family protein — protein MTYATDRLHEEIAYVAYHFHWSLEDILDLEHHDRRRYLGEIASLVTRSGAEG, from the coding sequence GTGACGTACGCGACCGACCGGCTGCACGAGGAGATCGCGTACGTCGCCTACCACTTCCACTGGAGCCTGGAGGACATCCTGGACCTCGAACACCACGACCGCCGCCGGTACTTGGGCGAGATCGCGTCCCTGGTGACGCGCTCCGGGGCGGAGGGCTGA
- a CDS encoding zinc ribbon domain-containing protein, which yields MTTTQSCAECGTRAEPGQSFCDACGAVLSWTDRAGARTGAPAERAQGAGEAPAASGDPRWDALSQSDNQRPAQGSSGADDPAARLDALSLRLDALAAGGSYDAVGAGARQEPASGEASGGSTTPQASGAATNRPAPHPAPAPTPAPDAPYGHHHDGTTARTPSTTDTAPTEPVPATSPEPEPRPEPEAEAERARRLLVPVSDPEPRQAPSVAPVLPGRPVAARPQAVRAPGVEPGAAGGVPCPWCATANRPDRHYCARCAMPMAGEERAAGQLPWWRRLFAFRNGEIPWAGDRPRLRRTFDRVLTWVGAAVVLTLLIVLAVNIPRGVDATKDHFAKRAPVYPDRVTASRSYPGHKPDLAFDRLNNTWWGPGVTQSGKGQWLEAKFDEPTRLLDLMITPGVSTRPDQLSQSALPHRIEAEITTAKGKTITRQITLDQGAGAQRRSFRVGTVTSVRFTVESAYGATGGKQVAIAEIEFFGPSNSGGS from the coding sequence ATGACGACCACCCAGAGCTGCGCCGAATGCGGAACCCGCGCGGAACCGGGCCAGTCGTTCTGCGACGCCTGCGGCGCCGTCCTCAGCTGGACGGACCGCGCGGGCGCCCGCACCGGGGCCCCGGCCGAACGCGCCCAGGGCGCTGGGGAAGCCCCGGCCGCCAGTGGTGACCCTCGCTGGGACGCCCTCTCCCAGTCCGACAACCAGCGTCCCGCACAAGGGAGTTCGGGCGCGGACGACCCCGCCGCCCGACTCGACGCCCTGTCCCTGCGCCTGGACGCCCTGGCCGCCGGCGGCTCCTACGACGCGGTCGGCGCGGGCGCCCGCCAGGAGCCGGCGAGCGGCGAGGCGTCCGGCGGTTCTACGACTCCTCAGGCATCCGGTGCCGCTACGAATCGCCCCGCGCCCCACCCGGCGCCCGCCCCGACCCCCGCGCCTGACGCGCCGTACGGTCACCACCACGACGGCACCACCGCCCGCACCCCCTCCACGACCGACACCGCCCCCACCGAACCGGTCCCCGCCACCTCCCCGGAACCGGAACCGCGACCGGAACCGGAAGCCGAGGCCGAGCGCGCCCGGCGCCTGCTCGTCCCGGTCTCCGACCCGGAGCCCCGCCAGGCGCCGTCCGTGGCCCCGGTCCTGCCCGGCCGCCCGGTCGCCGCGCGCCCGCAGGCCGTACGGGCACCCGGCGTCGAACCCGGTGCCGCCGGCGGGGTGCCCTGCCCCTGGTGCGCCACGGCCAACCGGCCCGACCGGCACTACTGCGCCCGCTGTGCGATGCCCATGGCCGGAGAGGAGCGCGCCGCCGGCCAACTCCCGTGGTGGCGACGGCTGTTCGCGTTCCGGAACGGGGAGATCCCGTGGGCGGGCGACCGGCCCCGGCTGCGTCGTACCTTCGACCGGGTGCTGACCTGGGTGGGCGCGGCGGTGGTGCTGACCCTGCTGATCGTGCTGGCCGTCAACATCCCGCGCGGCGTCGACGCGACCAAGGACCACTTCGCCAAGCGGGCCCCCGTCTACCCGGACCGCGTCACCGCCTCCCGTTCCTACCCGGGCCATAAGCCGGACCTGGCCTTCGACCGGCTGAACAACACCTGGTGGGGGCCCGGGGTGACCCAGTCGGGCAAGGGGCAGTGGCTGGAGGCGAAGTTCGACGAGCCGACCCGGCTGCTGGACCTGATGATCACCCCGGGTGTCTCCACCCGTCCCGACCAGCTCAGCCAGTCGGCGCTCCCGCACCGGATCGAGGCGGAGATCACCACGGCCAAGGGCAAGACGATCACCCGGCAGATCACCCTGGACCAGGGCGCGGGAGCCCAGCGCCGTTCCTTCCGGGTCGGCACGGTCACGTCGGTCCGCTTCACCGTCGAGTCCGCCTACGGAGCCACCGGGGGCAAGCAAGTGGCCATCGCCGAGATCGAGTTCTTCGGCCCGTCGAACTCGGGCGGTTCCTGA
- a CDS encoding putative baseplate assembly protein — MALPSPNLDDRRFQQFVDDAKRYIQQRAPEWTDHNVSDPGVTLVETVAHMADQIVYRLNRVPDKNHLAFLDLVGITLFPPSAARTDVTFWLSAPQEEAVQVPLGTEVATMRTEGEEAVVFATERELAVVPSALRHLVVQHRGKQVVDRTHDLAEGNHVMCFAESPDPGDSMLFGLTAAVPHCALALELDSRVDGVGVDPRQPPLVWEAWTADGWQLCEVDRDGTGGLNRPGAVVLHVPAGHTLSRNGGQEAGWLRCRVTEPHSDQPFYTTSPTVRSAEAFTIGGTTTVVHADTVYDEALGESTGLPGQRLRLSHTPVVGDAVPLLLQTAEHDGWTDWQVVPHFAASGPDDRHITLDAATGELAFGPAVREPDGSLRQYGGVAPKGSVIRARRYRTGGGRSGNVARGAVQILRSSIPYVSEVVNREAARGGVDGETVQEAKTRAPITLRAQERAVTLRDYEELSRRAAPETARITCLEGDEEEHGAYAVRVLVVPQAVPDPGGRLRFEQLVPGDALLDRITRHLDERRLIGTRLAVGPPFYQGVTVVATVHAFRGVDTDRVRRQAHDALYRHLDPLTGGSDGKGWPFGRPVQSGEVFAVLQRVPGVELVDEVVLHPADPLTGKRGDPTDRIDLERPSLVFSFDHRVRVIGDGA, encoded by the coding sequence ATGGCCCTGCCCTCCCCGAACCTCGACGACCGCCGCTTCCAGCAGTTCGTCGACGACGCCAAGCGCTACATCCAGCAGCGCGCCCCGGAGTGGACCGACCACAACGTCTCCGACCCCGGCGTCACCCTCGTCGAGACGGTCGCGCACATGGCCGACCAGATCGTCTACCGCCTCAACCGGGTACCGGACAAGAACCACTTGGCGTTTCTCGACCTGGTCGGCATCACGCTCTTCCCGCCGTCCGCGGCCCGCACCGACGTCACGTTCTGGCTGTCCGCGCCCCAGGAGGAAGCGGTCCAGGTGCCGCTCGGCACCGAGGTCGCGACCATGCGGACGGAGGGCGAGGAGGCGGTGGTCTTCGCCACCGAGCGCGAACTCGCCGTCGTACCCAGCGCGTTGAGGCATCTGGTCGTGCAGCACCGGGGCAAGCAGGTCGTCGACCGCACCCACGACCTCGCCGAGGGCAACCACGTCATGTGCTTCGCCGAGTCGCCCGACCCCGGCGACTCCATGCTGTTCGGCCTGACCGCTGCCGTCCCGCACTGCGCCCTCGCCCTCGAACTCGACAGCCGCGTCGACGGAGTCGGCGTCGACCCGCGCCAACCGCCCCTGGTGTGGGAGGCGTGGACCGCCGACGGTTGGCAGCTCTGCGAGGTGGACCGTGACGGCACCGGCGGCCTCAACCGCCCCGGCGCGGTCGTCCTGCACGTCCCCGCCGGCCACACCCTGTCCCGCAACGGCGGCCAGGAAGCGGGCTGGTTGCGCTGCCGCGTCACCGAACCCCACTCCGACCAGCCCTTCTACACCACCTCGCCGACCGTCCGCTCCGCCGAGGCCTTCACCATCGGCGGCACCACCACCGTCGTCCACGCCGACACCGTCTACGACGAGGCCCTCGGCGAGTCCACCGGCCTGCCCGGCCAACGGCTGCGGCTCTCCCACACACCGGTCGTCGGGGACGCCGTACCGCTGCTCCTCCAGACCGCCGAGCACGACGGCTGGACGGACTGGCAGGTCGTCCCGCACTTCGCCGCCTCCGGCCCCGACGACCGCCACATCACCCTCGACGCGGCCACCGGCGAACTCGCCTTCGGACCCGCCGTCCGCGAACCCGACGGCTCCCTGCGCCAGTACGGCGGGGTCGCCCCCAAGGGCTCGGTGATCCGCGCCCGCCGCTACCGCACCGGCGGCGGCCGGTCCGGCAACGTGGCACGCGGCGCGGTCCAGATCCTGCGCAGCTCCATCCCGTACGTCTCCGAGGTCGTCAACCGCGAGGCCGCGCGCGGGGGAGTCGACGGCGAGACCGTCCAGGAGGCCAAGACCCGCGCCCCGATCACCCTGCGCGCCCAGGAGCGGGCTGTCACTCTCCGGGACTACGAGGAACTGTCCCGCAGGGCCGCCCCCGAGACCGCGCGCATCACCTGCCTGGAGGGCGACGAGGAGGAGCACGGGGCGTACGCGGTAAGGGTGTTGGTGGTCCCGCAGGCAGTGCCCGACCCGGGCGGACGACTCCGCTTCGAGCAACTGGTCCCCGGGGACGCCCTGTTGGACCGCATCACCCGGCATCTCGACGAACGGCGGCTGATCGGGACCCGGTTGGCGGTCGGGCCGCCCTTCTACCAGGGCGTCACCGTCGTCGCCACGGTCCACGCCTTCCGGGGCGTCGACACCGACCGGGTGCGCCGTCAGGCCCATGACGCCCTCTACCGTCACCTCGACCCGCTCACCGGTGGATCGGACGGAAAGGGCTGGCCGTTCGGGCGTCCGGTGCAGTCCGGGGAGGTCTTCGCGGTGCTCCAGCGGGTGCCCGGCGTCGAGTTGGTCGACGAGGTCGTCCTGCACCCCGCCGACCCGCTCACCGGCAAGCGCGGCGACCCGACCGACCGCATCGACCTGGAGCGGCCGTCGCTGGTTTTCTCCTTCGACCACCGCGTCCGCGTGATCGGAGACGGCGCGTGA
- a CDS encoding phage tail protein translates to MRGSVDGLGSSAPIGAMLPAVFADDDLAQRFVAGLDEVVAPILNVLDCLDTYFRPSLAPLDFVQWLGSWVGAETDGSEPEERLRAAVAAATYLHRIRGTRRGLAEAVRLAFGAEPEITESGAADWDARPLGPVPGERSPRLHVHLRLPAPTTLDTHRLDALVAAARPAHMPYTVQVTATVLAERNPER, encoded by the coding sequence TTGAGAGGGTCAGTTGACGGCCTCGGCTCGTCCGCGCCGATCGGCGCCATGCTGCCCGCCGTGTTCGCGGACGACGACCTCGCTCAGCGGTTCGTCGCCGGGCTCGACGAGGTCGTAGCGCCGATCCTGAATGTGCTGGACTGCCTCGACACGTACTTCAGGCCGTCGCTCGCACCGCTGGATTTCGTTCAGTGGCTGGGGAGTTGGGTCGGTGCCGAGACCGACGGCAGCGAACCGGAGGAGCGGCTGCGGGCCGCCGTCGCCGCCGCGACATACCTGCACCGTATCCGCGGCACCCGGCGCGGACTGGCCGAGGCCGTGCGGCTCGCCTTCGGTGCCGAACCGGAGATCACCGAGAGCGGGGCCGCCGACTGGGACGCCCGCCCGCTCGGCCCGGTACCCGGCGAACGCAGCCCGCGCCTGCACGTCCACCTGCGACTGCCCGCGCCGACCACCCTGGACACCCACCGCCTCGACGCCCTCGTGGCCGCCGCCCGCCCCGCCCACATGCCGTACACGGTCCAGGTGACCGCCACCGTGCTCGCCGAAAGGAACCCCGAGAGATGA
- a CDS encoding phage tail protein, with protein MSRLDPGSTIWFTLSIDGESLGYFNGCDGLSSTVEIEHRQEGGNNGFVWQLPTRVTFSTIRLTRPLTPDTAKVAKWISSVQTGIKRPTGQIAALRADGSEVAHWGLIDVLPVSWQGPSLDPAGPAVATEVLEIAHHGFTD; from the coding sequence ATGTCCCGCCTCGACCCGGGCTCCACCATCTGGTTCACCCTCAGCATCGACGGCGAGAGCCTCGGCTACTTCAACGGGTGCGACGGGCTGTCGTCGACGGTGGAGATCGAGCACCGGCAGGAGGGCGGCAACAACGGCTTCGTCTGGCAACTCCCCACCCGTGTCACCTTCTCCACCATCCGGCTGACCCGCCCGCTCACCCCGGACACCGCGAAGGTCGCCAAGTGGATCTCCTCCGTGCAGACCGGGATCAAGCGCCCCACCGGCCAGATCGCGGCGCTGCGCGCGGACGGTTCGGAGGTCGCGCACTGGGGGCTCATCGACGTGCTGCCCGTCAGCTGGCAGGGGCCTTCCCTCGACCCGGCGGGGCCTGCCGTCGCCACCGAGGTCCTGGAGATCGCCCACCACGGATTCACGGACTGA
- a CDS encoding GPW/gp25 family protein — MAEQFVGSGWSFPLRIGPTGGIALVSGEREVEEAIRLVLSTAPGERPMRPDFGCAIHDLVFAPVNEQTAGRIQHEVHVSLDRWEPRIEVDDVEVTAGTEQSVLYIDVRYSIRGTNNPRSLVFPFYVIPSHDEPDTSGTPGTAAESDN, encoded by the coding sequence ATGGCCGAACAATTCGTGGGCTCCGGCTGGTCGTTCCCGCTGCGCATCGGGCCGACCGGCGGCATCGCGCTGGTCAGCGGGGAACGCGAGGTCGAGGAGGCGATCCGGCTCGTCCTGTCGACGGCGCCGGGCGAGCGTCCGATGCGGCCCGACTTCGGCTGCGCGATCCACGACCTGGTGTTCGCACCGGTCAACGAGCAGACCGCGGGCCGGATCCAGCACGAGGTGCACGTCAGCCTCGACCGCTGGGAGCCGCGCATCGAGGTCGACGACGTCGAGGTCACCGCGGGCACCGAGCAGAGCGTGCTGTACATCGACGTCCGCTACTCGATCCGCGGCACCAACAACCCGCGCAGCCTCGTCTTCCCCTTCTACGTCATCCCGTCCCACGACGAGCCGGACACCTCCGGTACGCCCGGCACGGCTGCTGAAAGCGACAACTGA
- a CDS encoding CIS tube protein, with translation MATTSRGAGKSLVRASLAIHEPPVGGSTTPGGLIKTFAFDFNPAQLSLTRRAQWKTTPAQIERDGSLPEFMGSQPREMGVEIFLDSSDEPTSNSVLKKVESLLACCDVTTKSIAAKQPSPPWVVFQWGSFSTARFTAYVSSVEAAYSLFGTTGVPIRATCRLQLHEIPSNTKGQNPTSGALTAQRVHRVVAGDSLQSLAWREYGDSAAWRAIAEANGIDDPTRLANGVELVLPAAEEVRS, from the coding sequence ATGGCCACCACCAGCAGGGGCGCCGGCAAGAGCCTTGTCCGGGCCAGCCTTGCGATACACGAGCCACCCGTCGGGGGCAGCACCACCCCCGGCGGGCTCATCAAGACCTTCGCCTTCGACTTCAACCCGGCGCAACTGTCCCTCACCCGCCGCGCCCAGTGGAAGACGACCCCCGCGCAGATCGAACGGGACGGCTCCCTCCCGGAGTTCATGGGTTCGCAGCCGCGCGAGATGGGCGTGGAGATCTTCCTCGACTCCTCCGACGAACCGACCAGCAACTCGGTGCTGAAGAAGGTCGAGTCGCTGCTCGCGTGCTGCGACGTGACCACCAAGTCCATTGCCGCCAAACAGCCTTCACCGCCCTGGGTGGTGTTCCAGTGGGGGTCCTTCTCCACCGCACGGTTCACCGCCTATGTCTCCTCCGTCGAAGCCGCGTACTCGCTCTTCGGGACGACCGGCGTGCCCATCCGCGCCACCTGCCGGCTCCAACTGCACGAGATCCCGAGCAACACCAAGGGCCAGAACCCGACTTCGGGCGCGCTCACCGCGCAGCGCGTCCACCGGGTCGTAGCAGGGGACTCCTTGCAGTCGCTGGCCTGGCGGGAGTACGGCGACTCCGCCGCGTGGCGGGCGATCGCCGAGGCGAACGGGATCGACGACCCGACGCGGCTCGCGAACGGTGTCGAACTCGTGCTGCCCGCCGCCGAGGAGGTGCGTTCCTGA